The following proteins are encoded in a genomic region of Hymenobacter siberiensis:
- a CDS encoding polysaccharide biosynthesis tyrosine autokinase has protein sequence METQPAPDEIDLHALFFKLRTRWPLFVLAMLLAGGCAYLYLQVKAPVYAFRSTMLLGDQGSGSKQAQELLQMLQVHEKGPKMEDELGVLTSTEFVRQAVARLPYAVSYYAQPATWLNKLRPLQVRERAAGAVPFRVWVDLQAPQLAGVPIYVEPAGPGRFRLHATAKKGTLFSLPTSERISDITDVSVDQTGAWGDTLRSRLLTAVLQPEPGMPFGQEPAAYYFVLNDLNGAAGQYQGSLAVRPIDHESLIIELTTKNTVPAKGTQFLDTLMTQYIAEDLREKDQTGRKTLTFLNQEIDKLSGQRRQSAEALATFRATRGVLDVAAQSSTGIQRMSGLETDRAQIATRRKYYQNMLGYLRANRNASQVASPSSAGIEDPVLNSLIMQLSNLNEKRAELSATASGENPLLTVLDGRIRNTKESLIQTLANMSQANDISLRDLDSQLSQVRGQMSQMPESERQLTSLKSTSDFNEKNYNFLVDKRNEAAIALATNATDKKVIDPAQQTSPGPESPKPMLAWLMAALAGVLLPTGLVLLLDKANRRIQGREDLAEVTSIPLLGVVAHGSKHDKVTMLQDPKGPIAESFRSIRVNLQYLSAGMDKKVLGVTSSIPGEGKTFCAVNIATELAMAGRRVMLVETDLRRPTVASYFNLDPVPAHGLASYLREESTLDEACRPSGVPHLDVITCGQIPANPTELLERQRMADLVAQLRAEYDYVVLDTPPVGFVAEYFVLVRFLDANIYVVRHNYTERTLMHQINELHQSQRIKHLYMIINDMHFNHNYEYRYKQKAYEYGY, from the coding sequence ATGGAAACCCAGCCCGCTCCTGACGAGATTGATTTGCACGCGCTGTTTTTTAAGCTGCGCACCCGCTGGCCGCTGTTTGTGCTGGCCATGCTGCTGGCGGGCGGCTGCGCCTACCTGTACCTGCAGGTGAAGGCCCCGGTGTACGCTTTCCGGTCTACCATGCTGCTCGGCGACCAGGGCAGCGGCTCGAAACAGGCCCAGGAGCTGCTCCAGATGCTGCAGGTGCACGAAAAAGGGCCCAAGATGGAGGACGAGCTGGGCGTGCTCACCTCGACTGAGTTTGTGCGGCAGGCCGTGGCCCGGTTGCCCTACGCCGTGAGCTACTACGCCCAGCCAGCCACCTGGCTGAACAAGCTGCGGCCGTTGCAGGTGCGCGAGCGGGCGGCGGGCGCGGTGCCGTTTCGTGTCTGGGTCGATTTGCAGGCGCCGCAGCTGGCCGGCGTGCCCATTTACGTGGAGCCGGCCGGACCGGGGCGCTTCCGGCTGCACGCCACGGCCAAAAAAGGCACGCTTTTCAGCCTGCCCACCAGCGAGCGGATTTCGGATATCACCGATGTGAGCGTGGACCAGACCGGTGCCTGGGGCGATACCCTGCGCTCGCGCCTGCTCACGGCGGTACTGCAGCCCGAGCCGGGCATGCCGTTTGGGCAGGAGCCGGCGGCCTACTATTTCGTGCTGAACGACCTGAACGGCGCGGCCGGCCAGTACCAAGGCAGCTTGGCCGTGCGGCCCATCGACCACGAGTCGCTCATTATCGAGCTGACCACCAAAAACACGGTTCCGGCCAAGGGAACGCAGTTTCTGGACACGCTTATGACGCAGTACATTGCCGAAGACCTGCGCGAGAAGGACCAGACCGGCCGCAAAACGCTGACTTTCCTGAACCAAGAGATTGATAAGCTCTCGGGCCAACGGCGGCAGTCGGCCGAGGCGCTGGCCACCTTCCGAGCCACGCGCGGGGTGCTGGACGTGGCCGCCCAGTCGAGCACGGGCATCCAGCGCATGAGCGGGCTCGAGACCGACCGCGCCCAGATTGCCACCCGCCGCAAATACTACCAGAACATGCTGGGCTACCTGCGCGCCAACCGCAACGCCAGCCAGGTGGCCTCGCCCAGCAGCGCGGGCATCGAGGACCCCGTACTCAACAGCCTGATTATGCAGCTGAGCAACCTGAACGAGAAGCGAGCCGAGCTGAGCGCCACCGCCAGCGGCGAAAACCCGCTGCTAACGGTGCTCGACGGCCGCATCCGCAACACCAAGGAATCGCTGATTCAAACGCTGGCCAACATGAGCCAGGCCAACGATATTTCCCTCCGCGACCTGGACAGCCAGCTGAGCCAGGTGCGTGGCCAGATGAGCCAGATGCCCGAAAGTGAGCGCCAGCTAACCTCGTTAAAAAGCACCAGCGACTTCAACGAGAAGAACTACAACTTCCTGGTTGATAAGCGCAACGAGGCGGCCATTGCACTGGCCACGAATGCGACCGACAAGAAAGTTATCGACCCGGCGCAGCAAACCAGCCCCGGCCCCGAGTCGCCGAAACCGATGCTGGCCTGGCTGATGGCCGCGCTGGCGGGCGTGCTGCTGCCCACCGGCCTGGTGCTGCTGCTGGACAAGGCCAACCGCCGCATTCAGGGCCGCGAGGACTTGGCCGAAGTCACGAGCATTCCGCTGCTGGGCGTAGTAGCGCACGGCTCAAAACACGACAAAGTGACGATGCTGCAAGACCCCAAAGGGCCGATTGCGGAGTCGTTTCGCTCCATTCGGGTGAATTTGCAGTACCTGTCGGCGGGGATGGATAAGAAGGTGCTGGGCGTGACCTCGTCGATTCCGGGCGAGGGCAAAACCTTTTGTGCCGTGAACATTGCCACCGAACTGGCCATGGCCGGCCGCCGCGTGATGCTGGTGGAAACCGACCTGCGCCGCCCCACCGTAGCCAGCTACTTCAACCTCGACCCCGTGCCCGCCCACGGCCTGGCCAGCTACCTGCGCGAGGAAAGCACCCTGGACGAAGCCTGCCGGCCCAGCGGCGTGCCCCACCTCGATGTGATAACCTGCGGCCAGATACCCGCCAACCCCACCGAGCTGCTGGAGCGCCAACGCATGGCCGACCTCGTGGCCCAGCTCCGCGCCGAATACGACTACGTGGTGCTCGACACGCCGCCCGTAGGCTTCGTGGCCGAATATTTCGTGCTGGTGCGCTTCCTCGATGCCAACATTTACGTGGTGCGCCACAACTACACCGAGCGCACCCTGATGCACCAGATAAACGAGTTGCACCAGTCGCAGCGCATCAAGCATTTATACATGATTATCAACGACATGCACTTCAACCACAACTACGAGTATCGGTATAAGCAGAAGGCTTATGAATACGGGTATTGA
- a CDS encoding lipopolysaccharide biosynthesis protein, with amino-acid sequence MASTNEPQNLTVVTVNGVKWTMTATIVNSVLQVGYTAVMARLLSPAAFGLVALAGVILRFGVYFAKMGMERAIIQKPDLTERDVRAAFTSSVVLGVFFAGLLVAGAPLAANIVQQPEVVPVVRALALGILFSGLNGTAMSLLHRAMRFRALAIFEMASFLISYLGLGMVLAWQGFGVWALVGATLGQGLIMSVLSYGVVRHTLRPLFSWDAYKPLLAYGSRMSAISFVEFVTQSLDTLLIGRLLGPAALGIYTRGGLLIGLPVYLLSSNVAKVVFPSFSQMQANRARLREVYLSSITLVAMIITPVCAGAMVAAPEIVRVMLGEKWMAAVPILQVISVTYVLSAITMFAGVVCDATAALSRKLLLSLVSLAALTVLLYGGSKFGLVGVAWAMVGCELLRTALYSNIMRRELGTPPFAVLGAYGPGVLAGAVAAGAIGVVRLGLLALHAPALAMLIAEMLTGAGVLGSLVLVRPPVQLRTVMRALLARLTGTHATATDRLVPRLLHALAARLARQAGEAPATVPAPTTALAIELDAEMPAESHPSHFSTAETELV; translated from the coding sequence ATGGCCTCCACCAACGAACCGCAAAACCTGACCGTGGTCACCGTCAATGGTGTGAAGTGGACGATGACGGCCACCATCGTCAACTCGGTGCTGCAAGTGGGCTACACCGCCGTGATGGCCCGGCTGCTGAGCCCCGCCGCCTTCGGGCTGGTGGCGCTGGCGGGCGTAATACTGCGCTTCGGGGTATACTTCGCCAAGATGGGCATGGAGCGGGCCATCATTCAGAAGCCCGACCTGACGGAGCGTGATGTACGGGCGGCGTTCACGTCGTCGGTGGTGCTGGGGGTGTTTTTTGCGGGACTGCTGGTGGCGGGCGCGCCGCTGGCGGCCAATATAGTGCAGCAGCCCGAGGTGGTGCCCGTGGTGCGGGCGCTGGCGCTGGGCATCCTCTTCAGCGGCCTCAACGGCACGGCCATGAGCCTGCTGCACCGGGCCATGCGCTTCCGGGCGCTGGCTATTTTCGAGATGGCTTCGTTTCTGATAAGCTACCTGGGGCTGGGCATGGTGCTGGCCTGGCAGGGCTTCGGAGTATGGGCGCTAGTGGGCGCCACGCTAGGACAGGGCCTGATAATGAGCGTACTGTCCTACGGCGTGGTGCGGCACACGCTGCGGCCGCTATTCAGCTGGGACGCTTACAAGCCGCTGCTGGCGTACGGCAGCCGCATGTCGGCCATCAGCTTCGTGGAATTCGTGACGCAGTCGCTGGACACGCTGCTGATTGGGCGGCTGCTAGGGCCGGCGGCGCTGGGCATCTACACCCGCGGCGGGCTGCTGATTGGGCTGCCAGTGTACCTACTGTCGAGCAACGTGGCCAAGGTGGTGTTCCCGTCCTTCAGCCAGATGCAAGCCAACCGGGCGCGGCTGCGCGAGGTTTATTTGAGCAGCATCACGCTGGTAGCCATGATTATTACGCCGGTGTGCGCCGGTGCCATGGTAGCCGCCCCGGAAATAGTGCGCGTGATGCTGGGCGAGAAGTGGATGGCCGCCGTGCCCATTCTGCAGGTCATCAGCGTGACGTATGTGCTGAGCGCCATCACCATGTTTGCCGGGGTGGTGTGCGATGCCACGGCGGCCCTCAGCCGCAAGCTGCTGCTCTCGCTGGTATCCCTGGCGGCGCTCACGGTGCTGCTGTATGGGGGCAGCAAATTTGGGCTGGTGGGCGTGGCCTGGGCCATGGTAGGCTGCGAGCTGTTGCGCACGGCCCTGTATTCCAACATTATGCGGCGCGAGCTGGGCACGCCCCCCTTCGCGGTGCTGGGCGCCTACGGGCCGGGCGTGCTGGCGGGTGCCGTGGCCGCCGGGGCCATTGGGGTGGTGCGCCTGGGGCTGCTGGCCCTGCACGCGCCCGCCCTGGCCATGCTCATTGCCGAAATGCTGACCGGGGCTGGGGTACTGGGTAGCCTGGTGCTGGTGCGCCCGCCCGTGCAGCTGCGCACCGTGATGCGCGCCCTGCTGGCCCGTCTCACCGGCACCCACGCCACGGCCACCGACCGCCTGGTTCCGCGCCTGCTGCATGCCCTGGCCGCCCGCCTGGCCCGGCAGGCCGGTGAGGCACCAGCCACAGTGCCAGCGCCCACTACCGCCTTGGCCATCGAGCTGGATGCTGAAATGCCGGCCGAATCCCACCCCTCCCATTTTTCCACCGCTGAAACTGAGCTCGTCTAG
- a CDS encoding glycosyltransferase family 4 protein: MKILYEPEAFSIQDVGGVSRYFYELIDHAGPEVSCELPVVLSNNIYLKDRKHTRHLGLLPGIPVPGLWRMMQYANRRASCKAIQRQKFDVFHPTTNDQTWFLDLLNKKPFVITIHDMIPALFSEFYQRSGTELSTLASRAARIITVSENTRADVLRLLPVPPDHVTVVHHGHTVRHYPYQDAVATPDDYLLFIGSRRTYKNFGCLVKAFGMLHAKYPSLHLMCAGGGPFTEQEMTQLREAGVAERTHQLGYLSDGQLHHLYHRARAFVFPSLYEGFGFPILEAFGQQCPVVLSNASCFPEIAQDAALYFDPSNADDLREQLDRVLYDHALRQILVRRGQDRVRDFTWARTVADTHRVYEEAREDSPMLAC; encoded by the coding sequence ATGAAAATCCTGTACGAACCCGAGGCGTTTTCCATCCAGGATGTGGGGGGCGTTTCCCGCTATTTCTACGAGCTCATCGACCACGCCGGGCCGGAGGTGAGTTGCGAGCTACCCGTGGTGCTCAGCAACAACATTTACCTGAAGGACCGCAAGCACACCCGCCACCTGGGGCTGCTGCCCGGCATACCGGTGCCCGGCCTGTGGCGCATGATGCAATATGCCAACCGCAGGGCCTCGTGCAAAGCCATTCAGCGGCAGAAGTTCGACGTGTTTCACCCCACCACGAACGACCAGACTTGGTTTCTGGATTTGCTGAACAAGAAGCCGTTTGTCATCACCATTCACGACATGATTCCGGCGCTATTCAGCGAATTTTACCAGCGTTCCGGTACCGAGCTGAGCACGCTGGCCAGCCGGGCCGCCCGTATTATCACGGTTTCGGAAAACACCCGGGCCGACGTGCTGCGCCTGCTGCCCGTGCCCCCCGACCACGTAACCGTGGTGCACCACGGCCACACCGTGCGCCACTACCCCTACCAGGACGCCGTGGCCACCCCCGACGACTACCTGCTGTTCATCGGTAGCCGCCGGACCTATAAAAATTTCGGGTGCCTGGTGAAGGCCTTCGGGATGCTGCACGCCAAATATCCCAGCCTGCACCTGATGTGCGCCGGCGGCGGCCCCTTCACCGAGCAGGAAATGACCCAGCTGCGCGAAGCCGGCGTGGCCGAGCGCACCCACCAGCTCGGCTACCTCTCCGATGGCCAGTTGCACCACCTATACCACCGGGCGCGGGCTTTCGTATTTCCGTCGCTTTATGAGGGGTTTGGGTTTCCTATTCTCGAAGCATTCGGCCAGCAGTGCCCGGTGGTGCTCAGCAACGCCTCGTGCTTCCCGGAAATCGCGCAGGACGCAGCCCTCTACTTCGACCCCAGCAATGCCGACGACCTGCGCGAGCAGCTCGACCGTGTGCTCTACGACCACGCCCTGCGCCAGATTCTGGTGCGCCGGGGCCAGGACCGGGTGCGCGATTTCACCTGGGCCCGCACCGTGGCCGATACCCACCGCGTGTACGAGGAGGCGCGGGAGGACTCGCCGATGCTGGCCTGCTAA
- a CDS encoding glycosyltransferase family 4 protein translates to MKVLYEPETFSIQDYGGVSRYFYELIHHAGPGLTCDLPVVLSNNLYLRDREHTRHRQFLPGLPVRGRWRVMQYFNRRAARRAIARQDYDVLHPTGNDQAYFLDIMGDKPLVITIHDMISTLFSEYFQSRGPELGLLAARAARIITVSEHTRADVLRLLPVRPERVVVVHHGHVVHHNSSPVPVAAPDDYLLFTGTRRDYKNFGCLVKAFGLLHQQYPGLHLMCAGGGPFSEAELVMLREAGVAKRTHQLGYLTDDQLNQLYHRARAFVFPSLYEGFGFPILEAFGQQCPVVLSNASCFPEIAQDAAQYFDPYDADDLREQLDRVLCDRALRHTLVNRALTRVRDFTWERAAAQTRQVYEEARQDALVLTPETQLFS, encoded by the coding sequence ATGAAAGTACTCTACGAACCCGAAACATTCTCTATTCAGGACTACGGTGGAGTATCGCGCTACTTCTACGAGCTTATCCATCATGCCGGGCCCGGCTTGACCTGCGACTTGCCAGTGGTGCTGAGCAACAATCTGTACCTGCGCGACCGGGAGCACACCCGGCACCGCCAGTTTTTGCCGGGCCTGCCCGTGCGCGGGCGCTGGCGGGTGATGCAGTACTTTAACCGGCGGGCGGCCCGGCGGGCCATTGCGCGGCAGGACTACGATGTGCTGCACCCGACGGGCAACGACCAAGCTTATTTTCTGGATATTATGGGTGACAAGCCGTTGGTTATCACCATCCATGATATGATTTCAACCTTGTTCAGCGAGTATTTCCAGTCGCGGGGGCCCGAGCTGGGCCTGCTGGCTGCCCGGGCTGCGCGCATCATCACCGTATCGGAACACACCCGGGCCGACGTGCTGCGCCTGCTGCCCGTGCGGCCCGAGCGGGTGGTGGTGGTGCACCACGGCCACGTGGTGCACCACAACTCGTCCCCAGTGCCCGTGGCCGCCCCCGACGACTACCTGCTCTTCACGGGCACGCGCCGGGACTACAAGAATTTCGGTTGCTTGGTAAAGGCCTTCGGCCTGCTGCACCAACAATACCCCGGCCTGCACCTGATGTGCGCCGGGGGCGGCCCCTTCAGCGAAGCCGAGCTGGTGATGCTGCGCGAGGCTGGCGTGGCCAAGCGCACCCACCAGCTCGGCTACCTCACCGATGACCAACTCAACCAGCTATACCACCGGGCGCGGGCCTTTGTGTTTCCCTCGCTGTATGAAGGGTTCGGGTTTCCTATTCTCGAAGCCTTCGGCCAGCAATGCCCCGTGGTACTCAGCAATGCCTCGTGCTTTCCCGAAATCGCGCAGGATGCGGCCCAGTATTTTGATCCGTACGATGCCGACGACCTGCGCGAACAGCTCGACCGCGTGCTCTGCGACCGCGCGCTGCGCCATACGCTGGTCAACAGAGCACTGACGCGGGTGCGCGACTTCACTTGGGAGCGAGCGGCGGCCCAAACCCGGCAGGTGTACGAAGAAGCCCGACAGGATGCCCTGGTTTTAACCCCTGAAACCCAGCTGTTCTCCTGA
- a CDS encoding O-antigen ligase family protein: protein MKLSLRFLYLLPVLGIIATDRAFTEFVFFDESSPMLQLYGRLMLACSMGIVVLCYRYMGTIMQRWLLLVVAALGALSLESYAGWQTWAVYPHVFAKFLVMVHVFAIYGFHRRFGPPPFGQLMGLLVLGLAANLAFYHRDALSLSAFLDNERGFSSTSAMLLLLPTLYYFNQYMAHGGMARLLIFFLGTALILFLQHRSVWLSMGVALALNALVMALGRVTGARLSSTRLLPMFLIPLLVLVSGGLVALSDPHVVKKLEGSINDIMRPSQQGTGGWRLKQFKAYKPYLEEYPIAGMRLKGFELPVQFYTLADDGGSQVPVWEDRTGHHFHSFYVDRIFYFGITGLLLTVLVPVLLLGRRLLSPIPLTPPTATFVIFSLSSLVYSVSYDWPLYFFGILGLSLAAAAAAPGRVAVRLPMAARAVRPAFVSIPSLNHADAATSTTHR, encoded by the coding sequence ATGAAACTCAGTTTACGCTTTCTGTATTTGCTGCCGGTGCTGGGCATCATCGCCACGGACCGGGCCTTCACCGAGTTCGTGTTTTTCGATGAAAGTTCGCCCATGCTCCAGCTATATGGGCGGCTGATGCTGGCCTGCTCGATGGGCATTGTCGTGCTCTGCTACCGGTACATGGGCACCATTATGCAGCGCTGGCTGCTGCTGGTGGTGGCCGCCCTGGGGGCGCTATCCCTCGAATCTTACGCCGGATGGCAGACGTGGGCGGTGTATCCGCACGTATTCGCCAAGTTCTTGGTCATGGTGCATGTGTTTGCGATTTACGGGTTTCACCGCCGGTTTGGGCCGCCGCCATTTGGCCAGCTGATGGGGCTGCTGGTACTGGGCCTGGCCGCCAACCTGGCATTCTACCACCGGGACGCGCTGAGCTTATCGGCATTTTTGGATAACGAGCGGGGGTTCAGCTCCACTTCGGCCATGCTGCTCCTGCTGCCTACCCTCTATTACTTCAACCAGTACATGGCGCACGGCGGGATGGCGCGTCTGCTGATATTTTTTCTGGGCACGGCGCTCATCCTTTTCCTGCAGCACCGTTCGGTGTGGCTATCAATGGGCGTCGCCCTGGCCCTCAATGCCTTGGTGATGGCCCTGGGCCGGGTTACGGGCGCGCGCCTGAGCTCTACTCGCCTGCTGCCCATGTTTCTCATTCCGTTGCTCGTACTGGTTTCCGGGGGCCTCGTGGCCCTCAGCGACCCACACGTAGTGAAGAAGCTGGAAGGCAGTATCAACGACATCATGCGCCCCAGCCAGCAGGGCACGGGTGGCTGGCGACTCAAGCAGTTCAAAGCCTACAAGCCCTATCTGGAAGAATACCCCATTGCGGGCATGCGCCTGAAAGGGTTTGAGCTGCCGGTGCAGTTCTACACGCTGGCCGACGATGGCGGCAGCCAGGTGCCCGTGTGGGAAGACCGGACCGGGCATCACTTCCACAGTTTCTACGTCGACCGCATTTTTTACTTCGGCATTACCGGGCTGCTGCTCACGGTGCTGGTGCCCGTGCTGCTGCTGGGCCGCCGCCTGCTGAGCCCTATTCCCCTGACCCCGCCCACGGCCACCTTCGTCATCTTCTCGCTCAGCTCGCTGGTATACAGCGTTTCGTACGACTGGCCCCTGTATTTCTTCGGCATCCTCGGGCTGTCTCTGGCCGCCGCCGCCGCAGCTCCTGGCCGCGTGGCAGTGCGCCTGCCCATGGCCGCCCGTGCTGTGCGGCCGGCTTTTGTGTCCATTCCTTCCTTGAACCATGCCGACGCCGCCACTTCCACCACCCACCGCTGA
- a CDS encoding nucleotide-diphospho-sugar transferase, producing MPTPPLPPPTAELAPPVLLIVFNRPHLTQRVLEAVRRAHPARLYVAADGPRPHHATDALRCALTRAMVTNSEPWPCEVLTLFRDENLGCGLGPASAISWFFKHETEGIILEDDCLPTPDFFHFCDELLRHYRHDTRVMHISGNNLAQEARRPVAAGADSYHFSGRVHSWGWATWRRAWQYFDFDLTLLPELRRRRALTNVYPALMERQYWLRKFETVRTGPQPAHIWDYQWHFAVAAHGGLTVIPAVNLVTNIGFGEDATHTFDPHDQFVHPVVYRLPFPLHHPPVVLRDARRDQRYFREHLTGRALAMVRRLTARLLLPFATAEPVSQPVAATP from the coding sequence ATGCCGACGCCGCCACTTCCACCACCCACCGCTGAGCTGGCCCCGCCCGTTCTGCTCATCGTCTTCAACCGGCCGCACCTCACGCAGCGGGTGCTGGAAGCCGTGCGCCGGGCGCATCCGGCGCGCCTCTACGTGGCGGCCGACGGCCCCCGCCCCCACCACGCCACCGATGCCCTGCGCTGCGCCCTCACCCGCGCCATGGTTACCAACAGCGAGCCCTGGCCGTGCGAAGTCCTCACCTTGTTTCGGGACGAAAACCTGGGGTGCGGCCTAGGGCCGGCATCTGCCATTTCCTGGTTTTTCAAGCACGAAACCGAAGGGATTATCCTGGAAGACGACTGCCTCCCGACGCCCGATTTTTTCCACTTTTGCGATGAGCTGCTGCGGCACTACCGCCACGATACCCGCGTGATGCATATCAGCGGCAACAACCTGGCGCAGGAGGCCCGGCGCCCGGTAGCGGCCGGGGCCGACTCGTACCATTTTTCGGGCAGGGTGCACAGCTGGGGCTGGGCCACCTGGCGTCGCGCGTGGCAGTACTTCGATTTTGACCTGACCCTGCTGCCTGAGCTGCGCCGCCGCAGAGCGCTGACCAACGTGTACCCGGCCCTGATGGAGCGGCAGTATTGGCTGCGCAAGTTTGAAACCGTGCGCACCGGGCCGCAGCCGGCTCATATCTGGGACTACCAGTGGCACTTCGCTGTGGCCGCGCACGGTGGCCTCACGGTGATACCGGCCGTGAACCTGGTTACCAACATCGGCTTCGGCGAGGATGCGACCCATACGTTCGACCCCCACGACCAGTTCGTGCACCCGGTGGTGTACCGGCTGCCGTTTCCCTTGCACCACCCCCCCGTGGTGCTGCGCGATGCCCGGCGCGACCAGCGGTACTTCCGCGAGCACCTGACGGGCCGCGCCCTGGCCATGGTCCGGCGGCTCACTGCCCGGCTGTTGCTCCCCTTTGCAACGGCCGAGCCCGTATCGCAGCCCGTAGCGGCCACGCCCTGA
- a CDS encoding glycosyltransferase family 2 protein, giving the protein MLYVVIPVFNRKQYTRDCLLSLRQQTRADFRVVVVDDGSTDGTAQMLAQEFPEVEVVTGNGQLFWTAGVNAGIRRALALKATCVMTMNNDVLALPNFMAQMLAAAERHPTALLGPLELDVSTGEPVYGGERLDWRTNTRRDLLTELAPAERHGLHPVTYLPGRGLLVPLAVIEAIGLFDEQRLPHYLADFDYTSVARRHGFPVFCNYDARLSTYPEESGQEQTRRQRSLRGYYQHLFGIRGGGNLVNFTHFTFKNCPRPYLPYYLLNGYARRLVGYFLH; this is encoded by the coding sequence ATGCTCTACGTCGTCATTCCCGTTTTCAACCGCAAGCAGTACACCCGCGACTGCTTGCTTTCGCTCCGGCAGCAAACCCGCGCCGATTTCCGCGTCGTCGTCGTCGACGACGGCTCCACCGATGGCACCGCCCAGATGCTGGCCCAGGAGTTTCCGGAAGTAGAAGTAGTGACCGGGAACGGCCAGCTGTTCTGGACGGCTGGCGTGAATGCCGGCATTCGCCGCGCCCTGGCCCTAAAAGCCACCTGCGTGATGACGATGAATAACGACGTACTGGCGCTGCCCAATTTTATGGCCCAAATGCTGGCCGCCGCCGAGCGCCACCCCACCGCCCTGCTGGGGCCACTGGAGCTGGACGTGAGCACCGGCGAACCCGTGTACGGTGGCGAACGCCTGGACTGGCGCACCAATACCCGACGCGACTTACTGACCGAGCTGGCCCCCGCCGAGCGCCACGGCCTGCATCCGGTGACGTACCTGCCGGGCCGGGGCCTGCTCGTGCCGCTGGCCGTGATTGAAGCCATTGGCCTGTTCGACGAGCAGCGCCTGCCGCACTACCTCGCTGATTTTGACTACACCAGCGTGGCCCGCCGCCATGGTTTCCCGGTGTTTTGTAACTACGATGCCCGCTTGAGCACCTACCCCGAGGAAAGCGGCCAGGAACAAACCCGGCGCCAGCGTAGCCTGCGCGGCTATTACCAGCACTTGTTCGGCATCCGGGGCGGCGGCAATCTGGTCAATTTCACGCATTTCACCTTCAAAAACTGCCCCCGGCCCTACCTCCCCTATTACCTGCTGAACGGCTACGCCCGTCGGCTGGTCGGCTATTTTCTGCACTAA
- a CDS encoding alpha-1,2-fucosyltransferase → MVILTKDFNGFGNQLLISSHFLVNALEHNYQLAIPSFGAHYAFFEGTAGQQVASFGGLPVQLHLGSAVTNALYSALQWQWGEALLRRLPWLPRSLGAPILDDSGPDDVDLNSTGYLVQARHTRTLLINGWQFRDKTNFAKHGNLLRQFFRPIRLHRQAVEQVLATNRERADVLVGIHIRRGDYAGWYGGAFLYSNATYVRAMHEVVALFPQETRVRFLLFSNEPIPAADFAEFDTGRSTNHPVEDLYAMAGCDYIVGPLSTYSMWASFYGRVPLCHLHQHDQPITSLHEFVMFEDQETVQWSTQMAQAL, encoded by the coding sequence ATGGTCATTCTTACAAAAGATTTCAACGGCTTCGGTAACCAGCTGCTGATAAGCTCTCATTTTTTAGTGAATGCCCTTGAGCACAACTATCAGCTGGCCATCCCCTCGTTCGGGGCACATTACGCCTTTTTTGAAGGCACTGCCGGCCAGCAGGTGGCCTCGTTTGGGGGGCTGCCCGTGCAGCTGCATCTCGGCAGTGCCGTGACCAATGCGTTGTATAGCGCCCTGCAGTGGCAGTGGGGCGAGGCCTTGCTTCGACGCCTTCCCTGGCTGCCGCGCAGCCTGGGTGCCCCGATTCTCGACGACTCCGGCCCCGACGATGTCGACCTCAACAGCACTGGCTACCTCGTGCAGGCCCGCCACACGCGCACCCTGCTCATAAACGGCTGGCAGTTTCGCGACAAAACCAACTTTGCCAAGCACGGCAACCTGCTCCGGCAGTTCTTTCGGCCCATCAGGCTCCACCGCCAGGCCGTAGAGCAGGTACTGGCCACCAACCGCGAACGGGCCGATGTCCTGGTGGGCATCCACATTCGCCGGGGCGACTATGCCGGCTGGTACGGTGGGGCCTTTCTCTACAGCAATGCCACCTACGTGCGGGCCATGCACGAAGTCGTGGCCTTATTCCCCCAAGAAACCCGGGTCCGGTTCCTGTTATTTTCGAACGAGCCCATTCCGGCGGCCGATTTTGCCGAATTCGACACCGGCCGCTCCACCAACCATCCCGTGGAGGACCTGTATGCCATGGCCGGCTGCGACTACATTGTGGGGCCGCTCAGCACCTACTCCATGTGGGCCTCGTTCTACGGCCGCGTCCCGCTTTGCCACCTGCACCAGCACGACCAGCCCATCACGTCGCTACACGAATTCGTGATGTTTGAGGACCAGGAAACCGTGCAGTGGAGCACGCAGATGGCGCAAGCGCTATGA